The following are encoded in a window of uncultured Ilyobacter sp. genomic DNA:
- the cysS gene encoding cysteine--tRNA ligase: MLRIFNTLKGKIEEFKPLKEGEVSMYVCGPTVYNYIHIGNARPAIFFDTVRRYLEYRGYNVKYVQNFTDVDDKMIKRANEEGTTLKEVADKYIAAYFEDTSKINLKEDGMLRPKATEHIGEMIKLIKNLIEKNFAYEVQGDVYFSVESYKKKYGELSKQKTEDLQSGSRVDVNDIKRSPLDFALWKAAKDGEPSWGSPWGDGRPGWHIECSAMSNKYLGPTFDIHGGGQDLIFPHHENEIAQSKCATGGEFARYWIHNGYINVKGEKMSKSLGNFFLLREVLERFEGKVVRFFVLSSHYRKPIDFSEDELNQAKAAVERIENSLMRVMEKMDERDSEGDPQAVNSLKTVLEESKIKFVAAMDEDFNTSQGIGALFELIKEMNKFMDGTSLDAYGREVLEAASDFIKEAVIEVLGVDIKVERKIGDMTAELVDFILEIRQNARVDRNWALSDQIRDRLSDMGVKIKDGKDKTTWSI, encoded by the coding sequence ATGCTTAGAATATTTAATACTTTAAAGGGAAAGATAGAGGAATTTAAACCTCTCAAAGAGGGAGAGGTATCTATGTATGTCTGCGGACCTACTGTGTACAACTACATACATATAGGGAATGCAAGACCTGCTATATTTTTTGATACTGTGAGAAGGTACCTAGAGTATAGAGGGTACAACGTAAAGTATGTACAGAACTTTACAGATGTAGATGACAAGATGATAAAAAGAGCAAATGAAGAGGGGACAACCTTGAAAGAGGTGGCGGATAAATATATAGCAGCCTATTTTGAAGACACATCAAAGATAAACCTAAAAGAGGATGGTATGCTAAGACCTAAGGCTACTGAGCATATAGGGGAGATGATAAAACTCATAAAGAACCTTATCGAAAAAAACTTTGCCTATGAGGTTCAGGGAGATGTATATTTTTCTGTAGAGAGCTACAAGAAAAAGTACGGTGAACTATCTAAGCAGAAGACGGAAGACCTACAGAGTGGCTCTAGAGTAGATGTAAACGACATTAAGAGATCTCCGCTGGACTTTGCCCTCTGGAAGGCAGCCAAGGATGGAGAGCCCTCTTGGGGATCTCCGTGGGGGGATGGAAGACCTGGATGGCACATTGAGTGTTCTGCCATGTCAAACAAGTATCTCGGACCGACTTTTGATATCCACGGAGGCGGACAGGATCTGATTTTTCCACACCATGAAAATGAGATAGCCCAGTCTAAATGTGCAACTGGAGGAGAGTTTGCAAGATACTGGATACACAACGGCTATATAAATGTAAAGGGCGAAAAGATGTCTAAGTCACTGGGAAACTTTTTTCTCTTAAGAGAGGTCTTGGAAAGGTTTGAAGGTAAGGTGGTGAGATTTTTTGTACTGAGCTCCCATTACAGAAAACCGATAGATTTTTCTGAAGATGAACTGAATCAGGCAAAGGCAGCTGTGGAGAGAATAGAGAACAGCCTTATGAGAGTGATGGAAAAGATGGATGAAAGGGACAGTGAAGGAGATCCGCAGGCTGTGAACAGCCTGAAAACAGTGCTAGAAGAATCTAAGATTAAATTCGTAGCTGCAATGGATGAGGATTTTAACACTTCTCAGGGTATAGGGGCTCTCTTTGAGCTCATAAAAGAGATGAATAAATTTATGGACGGAACTTCCCTGGATGCATACGGAAGAGAGGTCCTAGAAGCAGCTTCGGATTTTATAAAAGAGGCGGTTATAGAGGTACTGGGAGTAGATATCAAAGTAGAGAGAAAAATAGGTGACATGACTGCAGAACTGGTGGATTTTATACTTGAGATCAGACAGAATGCAAGGGTAGATAGAAACTGGGCTCTTTCTGACCAGATAAGAGACAGGCTGAGTGATATGGGAGTAAAGATAAAAGACGGTAAGGATAAGACTACATGGTCAATATAG
- a CDS encoding nitrilase-related carbon-nitrogen hydrolase — protein MKLAVAQMKPTLGNVEKNLEIMKEKISDAINKGAELIVFPELALSGYLLEEMVFDVCVNVPQELVDLSNKISILFGGVEKGRDNYVYNSAFYLEDGEIKHTHRKVYLPNYGMFFEARYFKSGDRFRAFDTKFGRVGILICEDAWHQSSSYILSQDGADYIFCLMNNPARGFEDEGRYISKEWEAIGYLTASMTGSYFVMANRVGCEDGVTFGGGSQVVSPSGKVAAKSPYMEESLLVTELSDREIRKARFTAPILKTENLDLTIRELTRIREEKFR, from the coding sequence ATGAAGTTAGCAGTAGCTCAAATGAAACCCACATTGGGTAATGTAGAAAAAAATCTAGAAATAATGAAAGAAAAGATATCAGATGCGATAAACAAAGGTGCAGAACTTATAGTTTTTCCGGAACTGGCCCTTTCGGGATACCTTTTGGAAGAGATGGTATTTGATGTATGTGTAAATGTGCCTCAGGAACTTGTGGATCTCAGCAATAAAATCAGTATACTCTTTGGGGGAGTTGAAAAGGGGAGAGACAACTATGTATACAACTCAGCCTTTTATCTAGAAGACGGTGAGATAAAACACACCCACAGAAAAGTCTACCTCCCCAATTACGGAATGTTTTTTGAAGCCAGATACTTTAAAAGCGGAGACAGGTTCAGGGCTTTTGATACGAAGTTCGGAAGAGTCGGAATCCTTATCTGCGAAGATGCATGGCATCAGTCCTCTTCATATATTCTAAGTCAGGACGGAGCAGATTATATATTCTGCCTAATGAACAATCCGGCAAGAGGTTTTGAAGACGAGGGGCGTTATATCTCAAAGGAGTGGGAAGCTATAGGTTATCTAACGGCTTCTATGACCGGAAGTTATTTTGTAATGGCAAACAGGGTAGGGTGTGAAGACGGTGTTACTTTCGGAGGAGGATCTCAGGTGGTCTCGCCTTCTGGTAAAGTAGCTGCAAAATCACCTTATATGGAAGAAAGTCTTCTGGTTACGGAGCTTTCTGATAGAGAGATCAGAAAAGCTAGGTTTACAGCCCCTATACTCAAGACTGAAAACCTAGACCTCACCATAAGAGAGCTTACGAGAATAAGGGAAGAAAAATTCAGATAG
- the ispD gene encoding 2-C-methyl-D-erythritol 4-phosphate cytidylyltransferase encodes MKYTFIVAAAGVGKRMGLGYPKQFLEYEGRPIFITTLEKIDRNPRVTDIIVVTNKEYTARVEELCEKYKINKLKCVVQGGEERQNSIYNALCKTEDSEIIAVQDGVRPFIEDRFIEDAYRVLERDTNVDGVVIGVPVKDTIKKVDRDGFITSTPDRSLLMAAQTPQVFRGKILKKAYEDARRSNYIGTDDSSLVERINGKVLVLEGSYGNIKITTQEDLKYL; translated from the coding sequence ATGAAATATACCTTTATAGTGGCAGCTGCTGGAGTCGGTAAAAGAATGGGTTTAGGCTATCCAAAACAGTTTTTGGAATACGAAGGAAGACCTATTTTTATAACAACTCTTGAAAAAATAGACAGAAATCCAAGGGTAACAGATATAATCGTTGTGACAAATAAAGAGTATACAGCGAGGGTAGAGGAGCTGTGTGAAAAGTATAAAATAAACAAGTTGAAGTGTGTGGTGCAGGGTGGAGAGGAGAGGCAGAATTCTATATATAATGCCCTATGTAAAACAGAAGATTCAGAAATAATAGCTGTACAGGATGGAGTGAGACCCTTTATAGAGGATAGATTTATAGAGGACGCTTACAGAGTTCTGGAAAGAGATACGAATGTTGACGGTGTTGTTATAGGGGTTCCTGTGAAAGATACAATAAAAAAAGTGGACAGAGATGGATTTATAACCTCTACACCTGACAGGTCTCTTTTGATGGCAGCCCAGACTCCACAGGTTTTTCGTGGAAAGATTCTGAAAAAAGCCTATGAAGATGCCAGAAGGTCTAATTATATTGGAACAGATGACTCTTCCCTTGTAGAGAGAATAAATGGAAAAGTATTGGTACTTGAGGGAAGTTACGGGAATATAAAAATAACAACTCAGGAAGATCTAAAATATCTTTGA
- a CDS encoding endonuclease MutS2, with amino-acid sequence MNKHSLNVLEFDKLREEIAGYSQIDDTHISITEMIPYKDINLVKKELEIVRDLMDFFKYDGGAETAGIKNINKIAKKSELIGAYLDAEDIWDLKENLKIFRLFKGKLEELEKYKELISRFKNIPIYKGLEEIINKAVDNEKNIKDDASLDLRDIRFQKKIIASNIKKKFDDIFSNSAYSKAIQEKIITTRDGRSVIPIKADFKGQIKGIEHDRSSSGQTVFIEPISIVSLNNKVRELEVREREEIRKILLRLTDQVRINIDGIYLVGDAILELDKLSAKANYAIDKKCTVPEINNREIISLVKARHPFIRPSDVVPLTFEIGRTYNTLLITGPNTGGKTVALKTAGLLTLMALSGVPIPAEEKTSIGYFTGIFADIGDEQSIEQSLSSFSAHLKNVQEILDNVTKSSLVLLDELGSGTDPMEGSAFAMAVIDYLKSKKCKAMISTHYSEVKAHGYNEEGIETASMEFDSNTLSPTYRLLMGVPGESNALTIAKRLGVLDEVIERAKSYISDDNKKVESMISNIREQSEDLDKMKIQVENLKVEAKKNKEEYENKLANLEKEKNEILKEAYEKADKMMREMQAKAKALVDKIQTEESKKEDAKLLQKSLNMMKNALKDEKNKTIVSKPKIKRKIEFKEGEKVFVTSMSQHAVITRINEHKQVAQIQAGILKLEVGIDDLKKVEDSKTKQYNAVHIHKKTTVRSEIDIRGKMVDDAIYDLETYMDRALLSGFSEVYVIHGKGTGALRAGIIEYLRGCPYVKSFRTGGHGEGGIGCTVVTLK; translated from the coding sequence GTGAATAAACACAGTTTAAATGTATTGGAATTTGATAAATTAAGAGAAGAGATTGCAGGGTATTCTCAGATAGATGATACCCATATTTCTATAACGGAAATGATCCCTTATAAAGATATAAATCTAGTAAAAAAAGAGCTAGAGATCGTAAGGGACCTCATGGATTTCTTTAAATATGACGGCGGAGCAGAAACCGCAGGGATAAAAAACATCAATAAAATAGCAAAAAAATCAGAGCTTATAGGGGCCTACCTTGATGCTGAAGATATATGGGATCTAAAGGAAAATCTTAAAATATTTAGGCTTTTCAAAGGTAAACTCGAGGAACTGGAAAAGTATAAAGAACTTATATCTAGATTTAAAAATATCCCTATCTACAAGGGATTAGAGGAGATAATCAATAAGGCTGTAGACAACGAAAAAAATATAAAAGATGATGCCTCCTTAGACCTCAGAGATATAAGATTTCAAAAGAAGATAATAGCTTCTAACATCAAGAAAAAATTTGATGATATTTTTTCAAATTCGGCTTATTCTAAAGCTATACAGGAAAAAATAATAACCACGAGAGACGGGAGAAGTGTGATACCTATAAAAGCTGATTTTAAAGGTCAGATAAAGGGTATAGAACATGACAGATCCTCTAGTGGACAGACAGTGTTTATAGAACCGATATCTATAGTTTCTCTGAATAACAAGGTGAGAGAGCTAGAGGTCAGGGAGAGAGAGGAGATAAGAAAGATACTCCTCAGACTGACAGATCAGGTAAGGATAAATATTGACGGTATTTACCTTGTAGGGGATGCAATACTTGAACTTGATAAACTTTCGGCCAAGGCAAACTATGCTATAGATAAAAAATGTACTGTACCGGAAATAAATAATAGGGAGATAATTAGTCTTGTAAAGGCAAGGCACCCATTTATACGGCCATCTGATGTAGTACCCCTAACCTTTGAGATCGGAAGGACATATAATACCCTTCTCATAACAGGACCAAATACAGGAGGGAAAACAGTAGCTCTTAAAACAGCTGGACTCCTAACACTAATGGCCCTTTCAGGAGTCCCGATACCTGCAGAAGAAAAAACAAGCATAGGATATTTTACAGGGATATTTGCAGATATAGGAGACGAGCAGAGTATAGAGCAGTCTTTATCATCATTCTCGGCTCATCTGAAAAACGTACAGGAGATACTAGACAATGTCACAAAATCTTCATTGGTACTGCTAGACGAGCTTGGATCTGGAACTGACCCTATGGAGGGATCGGCTTTTGCCATGGCTGTGATAGATTATCTGAAATCTAAAAAATGCAAGGCGATGATATCTACTCACTACAGTGAAGTAAAGGCTCACGGGTATAATGAAGAGGGGATAGAGACAGCTTCTATGGAATTTGACTCAAACACCCTTTCCCCAACATACAGGCTTCTCATGGGAGTCCCAGGTGAGAGTAATGCACTGACCATAGCCAAGAGACTAGGGGTTCTAGATGAGGTAATAGAGAGGGCAAAATCTTATATAAGTGATGACAATAAAAAGGTCGAGAGTATGATAAGTAATATAAGAGAACAGTCTGAGGATCTAGATAAAATGAAGATTCAGGTAGAAAACCTGAAAGTAGAGGCTAAAAAGAACAAAGAGGAATATGAAAATAAACTGGCAAATCTGGAAAAAGAAAAAAATGAGATCCTGAAAGAGGCTTATGAAAAAGCTGATAAGATGATGAGGGAGATGCAGGCTAAAGCCAAGGCTCTGGTAGATAAAATACAGACAGAAGAGAGTAAAAAAGAGGATGCAAAACTCCTTCAGAAGAGTCTGAATATGATGAAAAATGCCCTAAAAGATGAGAAAAACAAAACGATTGTTTCAAAGCCTAAGATAAAAAGAAAAATTGAGTTTAAAGAGGGAGAAAAAGTTTTTGTAACGAGTATGAGTCAACATGCTGTAATAACAAGAATAAATGAGCATAAGCAGGTGGCACAGATACAGGCTGGAATATTGAAACTCGAGGTAGGGATAGACGACCTCAAAAAGGTAGAGGATTCAAAAACAAAGCAGTATAATGCAGTTCATATCCATAAAAAAACTACAGTTCGATCTGAAATAGATATCAGAGGTAAAATGGTAGACGACGCAATATATGATTTAGAAACTTATATGGACAGGGCACTTCTTAGCGGGTTTTCAGAGGTCTATGTAATACACGGCAAGGGGACAGGTGCTCTCAGAGCAGGTATAATAGAGTATCTGAGAGGATGTCCTTATGTGAAATCCTTCAGAACCGGGGGCCACGGAGAAGGCGGAATAGGCTGCACTGTGGTAACATTGAAATAA
- the rpmB gene encoding 50S ribosomal protein L28 produces MKRCEISGKGMTFGHQVSHSHRCTNRVWKPNLQPTKIVINGEAVKVKVCSKMLKTLKGANEAETLNILKSNVKTLSPKIAKILSR; encoded by the coding sequence ATGAAAAGATGTGAAATTTCTGGTAAAGGAATGACTTTTGGACATCAAGTTTCTCACTCACACAGATGTACAAACAGAGTTTGGAAGCCAAATCTTCAGCCTACTAAGATTGTTATCAACGGAGAAGCAGTTAAAGTAAAGGTTTGTTCTAAGATGCTTAAAACTCTAAAAGGAGCTAACGAAGCTGAAACGTTAAACATTCTTAAGTCAAACGTTAAAACTCTTAGTCCTAAAATAGCTAAAATTCTTAGCAGATAA
- the rpsR gene encoding 30S ribosomal protein S18 has translation MAVDFKKRRRRVKLRVKIEEIDYKNVDLLKNFINDKGRIKPARVNGASAKLQRKIAKAVKRARNIALIPYTKVEK, from the coding sequence ATGGCAGTTGATTTCAAAAAAAGAAGAAGAAGAGTTAAGCTTAGAGTTAAAATAGAAGAGATCGATTATAAAAATGTAGATCTTCTTAAGAACTTTATCAATGATAAAGGCAGGATAAAGCCAGCTAGAGTAAACGGAGCTAGCGCAAAGCTTCAGAGAAAAATAGCTAAGGCTGTAAAAAGAGCTAGAAACATCGCTTTAATTCCTTACACAAAAGTAGAGAAATAA
- the rpsF gene encoding 30S ribosomal protein S6 — MRNYEIMYIINPTVMEDARTEVIAKVENILTAAGATNVKAEKWGERKLAYPIEKKQSGYYILTTFDMDGTKLADVERKLNITESVMRYIIVK; from the coding sequence ATGAGAAATTACGAAATAATGTACATCATCAACCCAACAGTTATGGAAGATGCTAGAACAGAAGTAATAGCTAAAGTTGAAAATATTTTAACTGCTGCTGGAGCAACTAACGTAAAAGCTGAAAAATGGGGAGAGAGAAAGTTAGCTTATCCGATTGAGAAGAAGCAATCTGGATATTATATCCTAACTACTTTCGATATGGACGGAACTAAATTAGCTGACGTTGAGAGAAAGCTTAACATCACAGAAAGTGTAATGAGATACATCATCGTTAAGTAG
- the ftsZ gene encoding cell division protein FtsZ has protein sequence MIQTNESLVRIKVIGAGGAGGNAINDMISAGVGGVEYIAANTDAQDLHNSLADIRIQLGEKLTRGLGAGADPEIGKLAAEEDIEKIKALLEETDMLFVTAGMGGGTGTGSAPIIAKIAKEIGVLTVGVVTKPFTFEGKKRMSNADTGINGLKEHVDALVVIPNDKLFELPEKTITLQNAFKEANNILKIGIRGVADLIIQQGLINLDFADIRTTMLDSGMAMIGFGEADGENRAIKATEKALLSPLLEKSISGASKILINITGSSNLGLVEAHSISNLIRDAAGKSAEDVMFGTVIDEEYGDKIQVTIVATNFLDKADRGEPFINISPSVEKPDKSEKKAEIKKVEEEELDLPPWIRKNR, from the coding sequence ATGATACAGACAAACGAGTCTTTAGTGAGGATTAAAGTTATAGGGGCAGGTGGTGCGGGAGGAAACGCCATCAACGATATGATCTCAGCAGGAGTAGGTGGAGTAGAATATATTGCAGCCAATACAGATGCGCAGGACCTTCACAACTCTTTAGCAGATATAAGAATCCAATTGGGAGAAAAATTAACAAGAGGATTAGGGGCAGGAGCGGATCCTGAAATAGGGAAGTTGGCCGCAGAAGAAGATATAGAAAAGATAAAGGCTCTTTTGGAAGAAACAGATATGCTCTTTGTAACTGCTGGTATGGGTGGAGGAACAGGAACAGGTTCGGCTCCGATAATAGCTAAAATAGCCAAAGAGATAGGTGTGTTAACAGTGGGAGTAGTTACAAAACCATTTACCTTTGAAGGCAAGAAAAGAATGAGTAATGCTGATACGGGTATAAACGGTCTGAAAGAACATGTAGATGCTCTGGTAGTAATCCCAAATGACAAACTATTTGAACTTCCTGAAAAAACTATAACTCTTCAAAACGCCTTCAAAGAGGCAAATAACATACTTAAAATAGGGATAAGAGGCGTAGCCGATCTTATAATACAGCAGGGGCTTATCAATCTTGACTTTGCGGATATAAGGACGACCATGTTAGATTCTGGAATGGCAATGATAGGGTTTGGTGAAGCTGATGGTGAAAATAGAGCGATAAAAGCCACTGAAAAGGCGTTGCTATCTCCCCTACTGGAAAAATCTATTTCGGGAGCAAGCAAGATACTTATCAATATAACGGGTTCTTCAAATCTAGGACTTGTAGAGGCACACTCTATATCAAATCTTATTAGGGATGCTGCAGGAAAATCTGCTGAAGACGTAATGTTTGGAACTGTAATCGATGAAGAGTACGGAGATAAGATTCAAGTAACCATTGTTGCCACTAATTTTTTGGATAAGGCAGACAGAGGGGAACCTTTTATAAACATATCTCCTAGTGTTGAAAAGCCAGATAAATCAGAAAAAAAAGCAGAGATCAAAAAAGTAGAGGAGGAAGAACTTGACCTGCCTCCTTGGATAAGAAAAAACAGATAA
- the ftsA gene encoding cell division protein FtsA, giving the protein MKESFVKAALDVGSSKIRVVLGELSENGEKIKVITSVETYAKGMRKATVEDMESLSQCVTQALATAERESGHKIEKVSIGIAGKHVKSNTKNIKFNFSKKDTVIEENDLDNLYRMAQEEMVKPHEKVIKKEIYNIRVDNSGILKHPVGMTGSFIEGDVHLITVDISQLESLVEVVNKAGRGVENITLNSYASAQSVLTYEDKKMGVALIDIGEGSTDLIIFKNDKLIYSKSIPLGGMHYTNDIGYILQLGKKDAEKLRNLCQNKRLEENIYLDVDGEKKKYSVSSVRDIIDARSEDILKYVMVAIEESGFKGYLGNGVILTGGAVMVEGVVEKLSKDLNYRVKIGLPMKIKGMSEVHPSMSTSLGILLETLENEHYKIKNKKTEELKEPAKITEEKVSEKKPAETVKKDKVKPAKKNFSLKEWLSNFI; this is encoded by the coding sequence ATGAAGGAAAGTTTTGTAAAAGCCGCATTGGATGTGGGAAGTTCTAAAATAAGAGTTGTCTTGGGAGAACTAAGTGAAAACGGTGAAAAGATAAAAGTAATTACTTCAGTAGAAACCTATGCCAAGGGGATGAGGAAGGCTACGGTGGAGGATATGGAAAGCCTAAGCCAGTGTGTGACTCAAGCACTTGCAACTGCTGAGAGAGAGAGTGGTCACAAGATAGAGAAGGTGTCCATAGGGATAGCCGGAAAACATGTGAAATCAAACACCAAAAATATAAAATTTAATTTTTCAAAAAAGGATACGGTGATAGAGGAGAATGACCTAGATAACCTCTACAGAATGGCTCAGGAAGAGATGGTAAAACCCCATGAAAAAGTAATAAAAAAAGAGATATACAACATAAGGGTGGACAACTCCGGTATATTAAAACATCCCGTGGGAATGACAGGGAGCTTCATAGAAGGAGATGTACATCTTATAACTGTAGACATATCCCAACTAGAATCTCTGGTCGAGGTGGTAAATAAAGCCGGGAGGGGAGTCGAAAATATAACTCTAAACTCCTATGCCTCGGCCCAATCGGTTCTTACATATGAGGACAAAAAAATGGGTGTGGCACTTATAGATATAGGGGAGGGTTCTACAGACCTTATAATATTTAAGAATGATAAACTGATTTATTCAAAATCCATCCCACTGGGTGGAATGCATTACACCAATGATATAGGCTATATTTTACAGCTCGGGAAAAAAGATGCTGAAAAGCTCAGAAATCTATGTCAAAACAAGAGGTTAGAAGAAAATATCTATCTCGACGTAGATGGAGAGAAAAAAAAATACAGTGTTTCTTCTGTAAGGGACATAATAGATGCAAGAAGTGAGGACATACTGAAATATGTAATGGTGGCAATAGAGGAATCTGGATTTAAGGGATACCTTGGAAACGGAGTGATACTAACAGGAGGAGCCGTAATGGTGGAAGGGGTAGTAGAGAAGCTTTCAAAGGACCTCAACTACAGAGTAAAAATCGGTTTGCCTATGAAAATTAAGGGAATGTCAGAAGTCCATCCCTCCATGTCTACATCACTTGGAATACTCCTGGAAACTCTAGAAAATGAACACTATAAGATAAAAAACAAGAAAACAGAGGAACTCAAAGAACCGGCTAAAATAACAGAGGAAAAGGTATCTGAAAAGAAACCGGCTGAAACAGTAAAAAAAGATAAAGTAAAACCGGCGAAAAAAAACTTTAGCCTAAAAGAATGGCTGTCCAACTTTATATAA
- a CDS encoding FtsQ-type POTRA domain-containing protein has product MKAFLKIILLFLFAAAFFYMDQIFIQRDIFRVEKVWIFGELNLTSREVKKQMGTAIGEYIWDIDTKAIEEILKEDIRIESVKVKKILPDEIRVEIKEKDPSYYAQYKDRVYTVDENGNIFAYLEETPIRDLPLLLVKKEDQIPELLKILKKIKGKKIEKLISQIYIYNKWCINFVLFDGTIVKTDNDVEERKYDVAERLYSELKLNQNELEYMDIRFSDYIVK; this is encoded by the coding sequence ATGAAGGCATTTTTAAAAATTATATTGCTATTTTTATTTGCTGCTGCATTTTTTTATATGGATCAAATATTTATACAGAGAGATATTTTTAGAGTGGAGAAAGTCTGGATTTTTGGAGAACTGAACCTCACTAGCAGGGAGGTAAAGAAACAGATGGGAACTGCTATAGGTGAGTATATATGGGATATAGACACTAAGGCTATCGAAGAAATACTCAAAGAGGATATCCGTATAGAGAGTGTGAAGGTAAAAAAAATACTCCCCGATGAGATAAGAGTGGAGATAAAGGAGAAAGATCCTAGTTACTATGCCCAGTATAAAGACAGGGTGTATACCGTAGATGAAAACGGAAATATTTTTGCTTATTTAGAAGAGACACCTATTAGAGACCTTCCGCTTCTTCTTGTAAAAAAAGAGGATCAAATACCTGAACTTTTAAAGATATTAAAAAAAATTAAAGGAAAAAAAATTGAAAAATTAATATCTCAAATATATATTTATAACAAATGGTGTATTAACTTTGTTTTATTTGACGGTACAATTGTCAAAACTGACAATGATGTAGAAGAGAGAAAATATGATGTTGCAGAGCGTCTATACTCAGAATTAAAACTAAATCAGAATGAACTCGAATACATGGATATAAGATTCAGCGACTACATAGTGAAGTAA
- a CDS encoding D-alanine--D-alanine ligase: MKIAVFMGGVSSEREVSLRTGKAILESLIRQGYDAYGVDLREDNLLTAFTENVYDLAYLALHGEFGEDGRIQAVLDIIKKPYTGSKVTPSAIAMDKNITKIIAEKAGIRIPKSYRDKTEIDSFPVVVKPTTEGSSVGLYICNSIEDVEKAEKSLEGKDLLIEEFVSGEELTVGVLKGEPLGVLKITPKSGLYDYQSKYTTGMTEYEYPAKVSKEVYEEAMNFSQKIHQELGLGGVSRSDFILKEGKVYFLEVNTCPGMTETSLVPKLATLKGYSFDDLVKKIMQ, from the coding sequence ATGAAAATAGCGGTTTTTATGGGGGGAGTGTCTTCTGAAAGGGAGGTATCTCTCAGAACAGGAAAAGCGATACTTGAAAGTCTCATAAGACAAGGGTACGATGCTTACGGGGTAGATCTCAGAGAAGATAATCTCCTCACGGCATTTACTGAAAATGTATATGATCTGGCATATCTAGCTCTTCACGGGGAGTTTGGAGAAGACGGAAGAATACAGGCAGTTCTTGATATAATAAAAAAACCATATACAGGTTCTAAAGTGACTCCTAGTGCCATAGCGATGGACAAAAATATAACTAAAATTATTGCGGAAAAGGCTGGAATAAGAATTCCTAAAAGCTATAGAGATAAAACTGAGATAGACTCTTTTCCTGTGGTGGTAAAGCCTACCACTGAGGGGTCGAGCGTAGGGCTTTATATTTGCAACAGTATTGAGGATGTAGAAAAAGCTGAAAAAAGCCTGGAAGGTAAAGATCTACTGATTGAGGAATTTGTCTCTGGAGAGGAACTTACAGTGGGAGTCTTGAAAGGAGAACCTCTAGGAGTCCTAAAAATAACCCCAAAATCTGGACTTTATGATTACCAATCAAAATATACAACAGGAATGACGGAATATGAATATCCAGCTAAGGTTTCAAAAGAGGTATATGAAGAGGCGATGAATTTTTCACAAAAGATTCATCAAGAGCTTGGGTTAGGTGGAGTCTCTAGAAGTGATTTCATTTTAAAAGAGGGAAAGGTATATTTCTTGGAGGTAAATACATGTCCTGGAATGACTGAAACAAGCCTTGTTCCAAAATTGGCGACGCTGAAAGGTTATTCCTTTGACGATCTGGTAAAAAAAATAATGCAATAA